Proteins from one Microbacterium sufflavum genomic window:
- the hutU gene encoding urocanate hydratase yields MSDTVEPKSRTVRAPRGNTRTAKSWGAEAAKRMLMNNLDPEVAEHPEELVVYGGTGRAARSWAAYEAIVRTLDEIEPDETLLVQSGKPVGVFRTHEWAPRVLIANSNLVGDWATWPEFRRLEELGLTMYGQMTAGSWIYIGTQGILQGTYETFAAVARSLGRDSLRGTLTLTAGAGGMGGAQPLAVTLNEGAVLIVDVDETRLARRVEHGYLDEYTHDLDAAVARAVAAKDAGQARSVGVVGNAAEIFPELRRRGVPIDIVTDQTSAHDPLAYLPVGVSVADWRAEAARDPEEFTRRSRASMAAHVEAMVGFLDDGAAVFDYGNSLRAEAELGGFDRAFVFPGFVPAYIRPQFEEGRGPFRWVALSGDPADIAKTDRAIAELFPQDTALRRWLDKAGSSVQFEGLPARICWLGYQERHLAGLKFNEMVASGELSAPIVIGRDHLDAGSVASPYRETEAMKDGSDAIADWPLLNALLNTASGASWVSLHHGGGVGIGRSIHAGQVTVADGTDLAAEKLARVLTNDPGTGVMRHVDAGYDHAREVARERGLTIPML; encoded by the coding sequence ATGAGTGACACCGTCGAACCAAAGAGCCGCACCGTCCGCGCACCGCGAGGGAACACCCGCACCGCCAAGAGCTGGGGCGCGGAAGCCGCCAAGCGCATGCTCATGAACAACCTCGACCCCGAGGTCGCCGAGCACCCCGAAGAGCTCGTGGTCTACGGCGGGACGGGCCGCGCGGCGCGCAGCTGGGCCGCATACGAGGCGATCGTCCGCACGCTCGACGAGATCGAGCCCGACGAGACCCTGCTCGTGCAGTCGGGCAAGCCGGTCGGCGTGTTCCGCACGCACGAGTGGGCGCCCCGCGTGCTCATCGCGAACTCGAACCTCGTGGGCGACTGGGCCACGTGGCCCGAGTTCCGTCGGCTGGAGGAGCTCGGGCTCACCATGTACGGGCAGATGACCGCGGGGTCGTGGATCTACATCGGCACGCAGGGGATCCTGCAGGGGACGTATGAGACGTTCGCGGCCGTCGCCCGCTCGCTCGGACGCGATTCGTTGCGCGGCACTCTCACGCTGACCGCCGGCGCCGGGGGCATGGGGGGCGCGCAGCCCCTCGCCGTGACGCTGAACGAGGGGGCCGTGCTGATCGTCGACGTGGACGAGACCCGGCTCGCGCGTCGCGTCGAACACGGCTACCTCGACGAGTACACGCACGACCTCGACGCCGCCGTCGCCCGAGCGGTCGCCGCGAAGGACGCAGGACAGGCGCGCTCCGTGGGCGTGGTCGGCAACGCCGCCGAGATCTTCCCCGAGCTGCGGCGCCGCGGAGTGCCCATCGACATCGTGACGGATCAGACCAGCGCGCATGACCCGCTCGCCTACCTGCCCGTCGGCGTATCCGTGGCGGACTGGCGAGCAGAAGCCGCGCGGGACCCGGAGGAGTTCACCCGACGGTCGCGGGCGTCGATGGCGGCGCACGTCGAGGCGATGGTCGGGTTCCTCGACGACGGGGCGGCCGTGTTCGACTACGGCAACTCCCTCCGCGCGGAAGCCGAGCTCGGCGGTTTCGACCGCGCGTTCGTGTTCCCCGGCTTCGTACCCGCCTACATCCGTCCCCAGTTCGAGGAGGGTCGAGGGCCCTTCCGCTGGGTTGCGCTCTCCGGCGACCCCGCCGACATCGCGAAGACCGACCGCGCGATCGCCGAGCTGTTCCCGCAGGACACCGCCCTCCGTCGCTGGCTGGACAAGGCCGGGTCCTCCGTGCAGTTCGAGGGCCTCCCGGCACGCATCTGCTGGCTCGGCTACCAGGAACGGCACCTCGCCGGGCTGAAGTTCAACGAGATGGTGGCCTCGGGGGAGCTCTCCGCGCCGATCGTGATCGGTCGTGATCACCTCGACGCCGGGTCGGTGGCGTCGCCGTACCGCGAGACCGAGGCGATGAAGGACGGCTCAGACGCGATCGCCGACTGGCCGCTGCTCAACGCGCTGCTCAACACGGCCTCGGGCGCCTCCTGGGTGTCGCTCCACCACGGCGGCGGCGTCGGCATCGGGCGCTCGATCCACGCGGGCCAGGTGACCGTCGCGGACGGCACGGACCTCGCGGCCGAGAAGCTCGCGCGAGTGCTGACGAACGACCCGGGGACGGGTGTGATGCGGCACGTGGACGCCGGGTACGATCACGCCCGCGAGGTGGCGCGCGAGCGCGGCCTGACGATCCCGATGCTCTGA